A segment of the Streptomyces sp. Tu 2975 genome:
CGTCCGTCGGCCGACCGAGGCAGCCGCATGCTCAGCTACCTCGCGGAGATCACCGTCAACCAGCCGTACGGTCCGCGCCCCGACGTCATCGACCCGGCGGACAAGCTGCCCGCCGTCCCGCTCGGAGAGCCGCCCGCCGGGTCGCGGCAGCGCCTCGCCGCTCTCGGGCCGGAGGCGTTCGCCGCCGAACTGCGCGCCCAGTCGGCCGTCGCCGTCACCGACACGACGTTCCGCGACGCCCACCAGTCCCTGCTGGCGACCCGGGTCCGCACCCGCGACCTGCTGGCCGTCGCACCGCACGTCGCCCGTAGCGCCCCGCAGCTGCTGAGCCTCGAGTGCTGGGGAGGCGCCACCTACGACGTGGCGCTGCGTTTCCTCGCCGAGGACCCGTGGGAGCGGCTGGCCAAGATCCGGGAGGCCGTGCCCAACATCTGTACCCAGATGCTGCTGCGCGGCCGCAACACCGTCGGCTACACGCCCTACCCCACCGAGGTCACCGAGGCGTTCGTCGCCGAGGCCGCGAAGACCGGGATGGACATCTTCCGGATCTTCGACGCCCTGAACGACGTGTCCCAGATGCGTCCGGCCATCGACGCCGTACGCGCCACCGGCACGTCGGTCGCCGAGGTCGCCCTCTGCTACACCGCCGACCTCTCCGATCCCCGCGAGACGCTGTACACGCTGGACTACTACCTGCGTCTCGCCGAGCAGATCGTGGACGCGGGCGCTCATGTCCTCGCCATCAAGGACATGGCCGGGCTGCTGCGCCCGCCCGCCGCCAGGACACTCGTCACCGCGCTGCGCGAACGGTTCGACCTGCCCGTCCACCTGCACACCCACGACACCGCGGGCGGACAGCTCGGCACCCTGATCGCCGCCATCGACGCGGGAGTCGACGCCGTCGACGCGGCGGTCGCCTCCATGGCCGGCACCACCAGCCAGCCTCCGCTGTCCGCGCTGGTCGCCGCCACCGACCACACCGAGCGCGCGACCGGCCTGTCCCTCCAGGCCGTCGGCGACCTGGAGCCCTACTGGGAGGCGACCCGCAAGGTGTACGCCCCCTTCGAGTCCGGTCTCGCCTCGCCCACCGGCCGCATCTACCACCACGAGATCCCCGGCGGGCAGCTGTCCAACCTGCGTCAGCAGGCCATCGCCCTCGGCCTTGGCGACCGCTTCGAACTCATCGAGGACTGCTACGCCGCGGCCGACCGCATGCTCGGCCGGCTGGTGAAGGTGACCCCGTCGTCGAAGGTGGTCGGCGACCTGGCACTGCACCTGGTGGGCGCCGGCGTCTCGGCGGCGGACTTCGAGTCCGACCCGGGCAAGTTCGACGTACCGGACTCGGTGATCGGCTTCCTGCGCGGGGAGCTGGGCGACCCGCCCGGCGGCTGGCCGGAGCCGTTCCGCACCCGGGCGCTCCAGGGCCGCCCGGCAAAGGCGGACACGCCGCAGTTGTCGGACGAGGACCGCGAGGGCCTGGCGCAGTCGCCGCGCGCGACCTTGAACCGGCTGCTCTTCCCGGGCCCGACCAAGGAGTTCAACGCCCACCGCGAGGCGTACGGCGACACCTCCGTCCTGCCGACGCGGGACTTCCTGTACGGACTGGAGACGGAGACCGAGCACACCGTCACGCTCGAGCCGGGCGTCACGCTGCTGATCGAACTGGAAGCCGTCTCCGAAGCCGACGAGCGCGGCTACCGCAGCGTACTGGCCACGCTCAACGGCCAGTTGCGGCCGGTGTCGGTGCGCGACAAGTCCGTCGCCACCGAGGTCAAGGCGGCGGAGAAGGCCGACCGCGGCAACGAGGGTCACGTCGCGGCACCGTTCGCCGGAGTGGTCACTCTCCAGGTGGAGGAGGGCGCGTCGGTGTCGGCCGGACAGACCGTCGCCACCATCGAGGCGATGAAGATGGAGGCGTCGATCACCGCCCAGGCCTCGGGCACGGTGCGCCGCCTCGCGATCGGCAAGATCCAGCAGGTCGAGGCGGGCGATCTGCTCATCGAGATCGGCTGACCCACCCGTCCGGCACATAAACAAGAGGGCCGGGCCCGGCGCTTCGGCGCCGGGCCCGGCCCTTTCCGGCGTGGCACTGCCGCGTGTCGTCCGGCCTGCCGGACGAGGCTCAGGCGTCAGCAGGCCCCGTAGGCCCGGGCGAGGGCGCCCACCGTGGTGGCCATCGCCTCGCGGAGTTCGGCCGGTGCGACGACCTCGACGTCCGTGCCGAGACGCAGCAGCTCACCGCACGCGTGCTCGGTGCTCTCGGTCGGGACGACCGCCTCGATCCATCCGTCGTCGTCCGCGGCGGACGCGGTGGTATCGACCGCCTGCACCACCTCCGGCGGGACGTTGTCGGGCAGGCGCCGGCGTCCCCGCGGGGACAGACGGACGGTGGCCGTGCCGGTGTAGCGACGGGCCTCGAAGTCGGCGAGGTAGGCGGCCCAGTACGTGCCCAGGTCGAAACCCTCCGGCCGGTCGAACCGCTCGTCGCTCAGCGCGGCGTCGAGGACCTGGGTGACCCGATAGGTCGCGATCCGGCTCCGCCCGGCGGCCACGAGGTACCAGACGCCGGACTTGAGCACCAAGCCGTAGGGGCGCAGGCGGCGATCCACCTCCTGCGGCGCACGCCAGCGCCGGTAGCGCACGTCCACCGCACGCCGGGTGAGCACCGCGTCGGCCAACAGGGGAAGATGCGGCGTCCGTTCGGGCTCCCGGTACCAGCCGGGTGCGTCGAGGTGGAACACCGCGGCGATTCGCGACGCCTCCTCACTCAGCCCCGCCGGAAGCGCGGCCAGCAGCTTCAGCCGAGCCGTCGTCACCTCTGTCGCGAGCCCCAGATCAGCGGCGGGCCCGGGCAGTCCGGCGAAGAACAGCGCGCGTGCCTCACCCTCGCTCATCCCGGTGAGGCGGGTGCGATAGCCGTCCAGCAGTTGGTAGCCGCCCCCGGGGCCCGGCTCCGCGTAGACCGGCACCCCGGCGGCCTGGAGCCGGGCCAGGTCGCGGTAGGCGGTCCGTACCGACACCCCCAGTTCACCGGCGATCCCGCGCGCGGACATGCGCCCACGGGATTGCAGCAACAGCAGTACCGACAGCAGTCGTCCGGCAGACATGGAGGCATTCTCCTCGGAAACACTGACAGCCCCTGGCACACGGCATGCCTACCGTCGGCCCGTGCCCGGCTCCGACCGGACGGGCCGCGACTCCGTACCCCGGAGATCGAACCGAAGAGGAGTTCCGCCGTGCCGGCCACCGACCCGACCGATCCCATCGACCCCACCGGCGCCGTCGGCCGCCTCGACGTGATCGAGCTTCGCCGGTACACACTGCGTCCCGGCAGGCGCGACGAACTCATCGAGCTGTTCGACCGGGAGTTCGTCGAGACACAGGAGGAGACCGGGACGGCCGTGCTCGGCCAGTTCCGGGATCTCGACGATCCGGATCGTTTCGTCTGGCTCCGGGGGTTCCGGGACATGGCGGCACGCCACCGCGCTCTGACGGCCTTCTACGGCGGGCCCGTATGGGCCGAGCACGGTCCCCGGGCGAACGCCACGATGGTCGACTCGGACGATGTCCACCTGCTGCGTCCCCTGTCGCCCGGGACCGGCTTCACCGTCTCGTCGTCCCGGCGGCCCCCGGTCGGCGCTCCGGCACCGGAGAGACTCGTGATCGCCACCGTGTGGTCCTTCCCTCCGGGACGAGAGGACGGCATCGCACTCGTCCGGGACGGTCTTCTGCCCGTGCTCCACGAGACGGGACCCGCGCCGCTCGCCGTCCTGACCACCGAGACGGCGCACAACACGTTCACCGCACTGCCCGTCCACACCGGGACGAACGTCGCCGCGGTCGTCTTCTCGTACCCCGACGAGAGCGCGTATCGCCGGCGCCTCGCCGCCGTACGATCGCTTCCCCTGGCACGGGAGGAGATCCTCCCGTGCATCGAGCGGGAACAGACCGCGGCTCCCCGGACGCTGCGGCTGGCGCCCACCGGCCGCTCGCTCATCTCCTGACCTGCACCGACGTTTCCGAGGTGACGTCGGCCCTCCGGGCGGCCGCGTACGACGGCGACCCGACGCCACGGCGGAGACCGGTGATTTGCACGATGCCGGGGTGTGCGGACCCCGGTGAGACTGCCCGGACAGTTTCCGCCCCCTTCGTACGGAGGTGCACGATGTCCGCTCTGCTCTCGAAGTGCCTGGCGAGAAGTCGCGCCGCGACGGTGCCGGCCGTGATCGGCCGGCAGGGACAGGGAGAAGGACCAGGGCGAGGCGACGCCGTGCTCACGAAGGGCGGTCGGCCAGCACCTCGCGTGCGGCACGGGTGCCGGAAGCCAGCGCTCCTTGGACCGACCCGGTCGCGCGGTGGTCCCCGCACAGGTATCGCGCGGATCCCTGGCGCGTGGTGCGGCTCAGCGGCCAGGGCGGTGGCATGGCGGGCAGCGCGTCCTCCACGGTGCAGGCGGCGATCAGTTGCCAGTCGGCGGTGTCCGTCCCGTACGCCTCGGCGAGTCCGCCCCGCAGGGACCGCTCACGGCCCGGTAGGTCGACGCCCAGGGCGGAGGTCGACACCAGCGCCGTGCCCCGCGGGGCGTAGGTGGGGGCGACCTCGCTCAGCACGCAGGTGTTCAGGAACTCGCGCCGGCCGTCGACCAACAGGACCGGTTCGCCCAGCGGCGAGCGGGCGGCGGCGTGGTAGTACGTCGTCACGGTGCGGCCGCCGGGTGCCTGTAGGCCGGGGAGGAGGCGGGCGGCGGCCGGTGCGGCCGTGGCCACCACGACCGCGTCGGCCCGTAGCTCGGAACCGTCACCGAGCAGGATGCCGTCGTCGGTCAGCGCGGTCACGAGCGTCTCGAGGCGCAGGGTGCCGGGCGGCAGCGACGCCGCCAGTTGAGCGGGCACCGCGCCGATACCCGCAGCGGGCAGACACAGACTGCCACGTGCCATGCTGCGCCATACGAGGTGGAAGAAGCGGGCGGACGTCTCCAGTTCGTCCTCGAGGAAGACGCCCGACAGGAACGGCCGGAGCAGTTCGTCGATCACTTCCGGGGACAGGCCGGCGTCCTTCAGGGCGGCTGCTGTCGTCCGGTCCCGCCGTCGCTTCAGGAACTTCGGCGGCAGCAACATGTCACGGGCGGTGAGCCCGGCGAGCCCGATCAGATCGCGGGGTCCGAAGTACCGTCCCGGCAGCAGAGCCGCCGCGGAACGCGGCTCCCTCGTCGGGTCGACGATCCGCACCCGCCCGGAAGGGGTGTTCACAAGGACGCCCGGCGTGAAAGGGCGCAGGCGCAGTTCTCGGAGATCCACCCGCCGCTTGATCTGCGGGTAGGAGGTGTTGAAGACCTGGAAGCCGCGATCCAGGAGGAAGCCGTCGCGCCGGTCCGTGCGCATCCGGCCGCCCACCTGGTCCGAAGCCTCCAGCAGGTGGACCCGCAGTCCCGCCCGGCACAGGTCGAGGGAGCAGGCGAGGCCGGCGAGCCCTGCGCCCACGACGACGACGTCAGGAGTGGCGTACCGCGTCGGTGTCATCCTCTTCATCGCCTCCAGGGCTTCGGCCGTGCCTGCCGATCCGCCCTACGTCCGGCCGAGTCCGACCGCGACGCTCAGCAGCGTCGGCGGCGAGCCGTGTGACGGCACCGACCGCTCCTCGTCGTTCCCGCCCGGGAACCGTCACTTCTCCGGGTCGTGGCCCCAGTTCATCAGCGAGTACCGCCACTTGCTGTCGGTGACGTCGCCGCTGGGCCGCTGGGCGATGTGCCGGTGCACGTATCCGACGACCTTGCGCATGTGCGCGACGTCGTCGTCGTCGAGATCCGCCTTCTTGGTACGCAGCAGATCCACGATCCGCCGCCCCGAGGCGTGTCCGACGCTCTCGCCACCGCCGGCGGACTGGCCGACGCTCTTCGACTCGTCCGTCCGGAGCCACTTCTCGAGGTCACCGGCCGTCATGTTGACCGCCTCCCCGAACTCGGCGACGGTCTTGTCGCGGTCCGCGTCGCCCGCGGCGCTCATGAGTCCTTAGTCCCGCTTGCGCAGCGACTGCGGCTTGTGGACGGCCCTGCGGCCGGACTTGTCGCTCTCCACCTCGTACTGCGGTTCGTCCTTCGACGCGTCGACGGTGCGGCCCGCCGCCTTCGTACGCTTGGTGATCTTCTTCTTGACCTCGCCCGGCACGTTCTTGCCGTGGCTGCTCCAGGAGACCTGGTCGCCCTTGCCGAGTTCTTCGTCCTTGGCCATGGGAATTCCCTCCTGCGCTCACCTCACCGGACCTGCTCATGTTGTGCCGGGCCCGGGAGGGCCGCAACCTCGGCCGGATCCGCCCCGCACGGTGTGCCCGAGCGGTGGCCGGCCCTGGACCGGCGGGCCCCGGCTCCGGTGCCTATGGTGAGAGAACGGCTCGCCGGACAGCTCGGCGTCGACCGCCGCTCCGGTGGCACCATCCCCACCGAGGAGGACCATGTGAGTGGCTCAGCACGTCCTCTGCAAGGCCGCACCGCCGTCGTGACCGGCGCCGCCCGGGGACTGGGTGCGGCGATGGCCAGGGAGCTCGCCCGGCGTGGAGCCACGGTCGCCCTCCTCGGCCGGGAGGAGTCGGCCCTCGCCGATGTCCGGGCGACGATCCCCGGACCTGCCCGGTGCTGGGAGGTCGACGTCACCGACGACGACGCGATGCGACGGGTGGCCGCCGACGTCCGGGACCGCCTGGGCCCCGCCTCCGTCGTCGTCGCGAACGCAGGAGTGGCCGAAGGCGGCCCCTTCGCGGAGTCCGACCCCGCGCTCTGGCGGCGGGTGATCGAGGTGAACCTCGTCGGCAGTGCCGGCACCGCCCGCGTGTTCCTTGCCGACCTCCGCGCGTCCCGCGGCTACTTCCTGCAGATCGCCTCACTCGCTTCGATCGGCGCGTCCCCCCTGATGAGCGCGTACTGCGCCTCCAAGGCCGGCGTCGAGTCGTTCGCCCACTCACTGCGGGCCGAGGTGGCGCACGAGGGCATCGACGTCGGCATCGCCTACCTGAACTGGACCGACACCGACATGATCCGCGACGCGGACGATCATCCGGTGCTGCGGGAGCTGCGGGCGCACATGCCGAGGCCGGCGAGGAAGGTCCATCCGGTCGAGACTGTGGCCGGCCGGCTGGTGCGGGCCGTCGAGCGGCGCAGTGCGGCCGTGTACGCCCCGGGCTGGCTCCGGGCCACGCAGGCCGTCCGCGCCGCGATGCCCCCGGTGGTCACCTTCGTGTCGAAGCGGGAGCTTCCGCGCTTGCAGCGGAGGACCGCCTTCGAGGCGACGGGGCTGCTGGGAGCCGGCGGACGAGCGGACACCGAGGGAGGCCACCGGGCGTCCGCCGGAACACCGGACCGCTGAGCGCCGCCCACCGGGGAGCGCCGCCCACCGGGGAGCGCCGGTGAACGCCGCCCCTTGCACGACCGGCGCTGTCCTACAGTGGTTCATGACGCGACAGACTTCGGAGTGAGCATGCGATCCCCCCGGTCGTCCGGCGCACCGGACGACGACGGCCCCGACGTGCTGTTCGGCCTCGACGAGATCCGGACCGGGCGGGAGGTCCGCGTACCTCTGGCCGGGCCGCTGTTCCGCGACTCCCCGCAGGCCCGGCGGATGCTCTCGGTGCGGGAGATCCACGCCGAGCCCGCGGCGGCGGCCTCGCCGCGAGGCAGGCAGGTGCTGGCGAACTTCCCCGACGCCGAGGTGGTCCGCACCGACTCCCACTGGCGCATCCCCGAGCTGCACGGCAACAAGGGGAACGCCGAGCGCTGGGTGCGGATCAAGAGCACGGTCCTGGTCGTCGGCGAGAAGAAGACACTCACCGTGCGGCCCAACGGCCGATCAGCGGACTGGATCGCCCCCGGGGCCGCCAACGGATGCGCCATGGCGTGCGCCTACTGCTACGTCCCGCGGCGTAAGGGGTACGCCAATCCGATCACCGTCTTCACCAACATCGACGGCATCATCGCCCGCATCAGGCACCACGTGATCGGTCAGGGCCCCAAGAAGGAGCCCAACCAGTGCGACCCGAGCGCATGGGTGTACGACGTCGGGGAGAACAACGACTGCTCGGTCGACGCGCTGATCAGCGACAACACCGCGGACCTGGTCCACGCCTTCGCCCGGTGGCCCACGGCGAAGGCGTCGTTCGCGACGAAGTTCGTCAACCCGGACCTGCTGCTGCTCGAGCCCCGGGGACGGACCCGTGTCCGGTTCTCGGTGATGCCCCCGGAGGACTCAAGACTGCTCGACGTCCGCACCAGCCCCGTCGAGGACCGCATCGCCGCCGCGGCGGATTTCCTCGACGCGGGCTACGAGGTCCACTTCAACCTGTCCCCCGTCGTCATCAGGCCCGGCTGGGAGCAGGCCTGGGCGGAGCTGCTGCGGCACATGGACGACGTCCTGCCGACCCGGGTGAAGGAGCAGGCCGCGGCCGAGGTGATCATGCTGACGCACAACAAGGAGCTGCACGAGGTGAACATGGCGTGGCACCCGCGCGCGGAGCAGGCGCTGTGGCGGCCGGATCTGCAGCAGCCCAAGCGCTCGGAGAACGGCAGTGCGAACGTGCGTTACCGCAACGGCACCACTGCTGTGGAGACGGTCCGCGGCCTGGTCGCGACGCACGCCCCGTGGCTGACGATCCGCTACGCCTTCTGACCGGTCGCCCGCTGCGGGCAGGGCCGTGCCCGAACATGCCCCACCGGTGCGGTCGCAGTGCGGCGACAGCACCGGCGGGACGTGACCCCGGACCGCGATCAGGACGGCGGCATCAGCACGGTGTCGATCAGGTGGACGGTCGCGTTCTTCGTCTCGACGTCACCGCAGACGATCGAGGACGAGTCGTTCACCTTGAACCGGTCCCCGGACCCGGACGTCGTCAACTGGCCGCCCTGCATACTCGTGAAGGTGCCGTTCGGCAGCTTGTCGACCGTCACCTTCTCCTCCACCACGTGGTAGGTGAGCAGGTTCGTCAGTTGGGCCTTGTCGTTGAGGATGGCGTCGAGATCCGCCTTGGGGATCTTCTCGAACGCGTCGTTGGTCGGCGCGAACACCGTGATGTTCTGGGCGTTGTCGAGCGTGTCGACCAGTCCCGCCTTCTCCACGGCGGTCGCGAGCGTGGACAGTTCGGGGTTGCTCGCCGCCGCCGTGGCGACCGGCTGGCCCGCCATTTCGGCGGGGCTGCCCGGGCCGCTGGTCGGCAGGGAGGCGCAGGCGGGACCGAACGGCTGGCCCGTACCTTCGGCCTGCGCGACCGGGGCGAGGGCGACGAGCCCGAGGGGGAGCAGGAGGCCGGCGGCACCGGCGAGGGCCGCACTCCTGAAGCGGTTGGTGTTCATGAGCTTTCACCTTTGCTGGGGGGCGACGGGCTCTTGCCGCTGCCCGTCACATCAATCCCTTCGGCCTGCGCGCCTTCGGCGGATGCCGTACAACCCGACTTTTTTGTGCCATTTCGTCGACACAGCCCGGGGTGGTGGCCGCGTCAGCCGACGAGGGTGCCCCGCACGACGCTGTGTCCGGAGTGGACCGGCTTCCCGTCGTACATCTGGACGGAGACGTCCACCACCGGGTAGGCGGGCAGGTCGAGCCCGTCGGGCACGGGCAGGGTCGACCTGCCGTCCTCACCCAGCGCGCCGACGGGGATGAGCCGGCGCCCCGCGTGGTCCATGAGCCAGACCTCGAAGTAGCCCTTGGTGTCCGGAAGGCCGTGCACGGTGATCTGGAGCACCCGGCCTTCGGCGGAGCTGTCCGCGAGAAGGGCCGTCCCGGAGGCGCTGTGGCCCGGTCGGGGGTCGAGCCGGTGCGGCGCGCCGACGCTCTGCACCGTCCGGGGCCGGCTCTCGTGCGCCTGCCACCATGCGACGCCGCCGCCGGTGGCCAGCCCTACAGCGAGGGTGAGAGCGGCAAGCGCACGGGAGGGCCGGTGACCGCCCCACGGGGGCCGCGGCGAGGAGGTCCCGGTCGGTGCGGCCGGTGGCTCGCAGGAAGGGGTGCCCGGGGGCGGATCAGCGGCCTCCAGCTCACGCTGGATCGAACGCCACACCCGGTCGGGCGGTTCCGTCATCGGATCGCCTGGGCCGGCGGAGCGCGCGGCGCGGACCACTGCACGCAGCGCCTCCAGTTCGCGTCGGCACTCCGAGCACACCGCGAGGTGCAGGCGCGGCCCGGCAAAGCGTGCGGAGTTCCCTCTCTCGCCGTTCTCTCCGCGGTCCAGCGCGATCTCGGCCAGGTCGGCGGG
Coding sequences within it:
- a CDS encoding pyruvate carboxylase, translated to MFGKVLVANRGEIAIRAFRAAFELGISTVAVFPYEDRNSLHRAKADEAYQIGEPGHPVRAYLSVDEVIKAAKKAGADAIYPGYGFLSENPDLAAACAEAGIAFVGPPASVLHLTGNKSRAVAAAREAGVPVLKSSEPSEDVDTLVAASEDIGFPVFVKAVAGGGGRGMRRVAEPGELREAIDAAMREARSAFGDATVFLEQAVVNPRHIEVQILADAEGNVVHLYERDCSVQRRHQKVVEIAPAPNLDPELRERICADAVAFARHIGYVNAGTVEFLVDERGNHVFIEMNPRIQVEHTVTEQVTGRDLVIGQLRIAAGMTLPELRLTQDDIVLNGSALQCRITTEDPANGFRPDTGTISAYRSPGGPGVRLDGGTVHTGAEVSAHFDSMLVKLTCHGHDFANAARRARRAIAEFRIRGVATNLPFLGAVLDHPAFRAGRITTSFIDEHPELMRARPSADRGSRMLSYLAEITVNQPYGPRPDVIDPADKLPAVPLGEPPAGSRQRLAALGPEAFAAELRAQSAVAVTDTTFRDAHQSLLATRVRTRDLLAVAPHVARSAPQLLSLECWGGATYDVALRFLAEDPWERLAKIREAVPNICTQMLLRGRNTVGYTPYPTEVTEAFVAEAAKTGMDIFRIFDALNDVSQMRPAIDAVRATGTSVAEVALCYTADLSDPRETLYTLDYYLRLAEQIVDAGAHVLAIKDMAGLLRPPAARTLVTALRERFDLPVHLHTHDTAGGQLGTLIAAIDAGVDAVDAAVASMAGTTSQPPLSALVAATDHTERATGLSLQAVGDLEPYWEATRKVYAPFESGLASPTGRIYHHEIPGGQLSNLRQQAIALGLGDRFELIEDCYAAADRMLGRLVKVTPSSKVVGDLALHLVGAGVSAADFESDPGKFDVPDSVIGFLRGELGDPPGGWPEPFRTRALQGRPAKADTPQLSDEDREGLAQSPRATLNRLLFPGPTKEFNAHREAYGDTSVLPTRDFLYGLETETEHTVTLEPGVTLLIELEAVSEADERGYRSVLATLNGQLRPVSVRDKSVATEVKAAEKADRGNEGHVAAPFAGVVTLQVEEGASVSAGQTVATIEAMKMEASITAQASGTVRRLAIGKIQQVEAGDLLIEIG
- a CDS encoding YafY family protein; amino-acid sequence: MSAGRLLSVLLLLQSRGRMSARGIAGELGVSVRTAYRDLARLQAAGVPVYAEPGPGGGYQLLDGYRTRLTGMSEGEARALFFAGLPGPAADLGLATEVTTARLKLLAALPAGLSEEASRIAAVFHLDAPGWYREPERTPHLPLLADAVLTRRAVDVRYRRWRAPQEVDRRLRPYGLVLKSGVWYLVAAGRSRIATYRVTQVLDAALSDERFDRPEGFDLGTYWAAYLADFEARRYTGTATVRLSPRGRRRLPDNVPPEVVQAVDTTASAADDDGWIEAVVPTESTEHACGELLRLGTDVEVVAPAELREAMATTVGALARAYGAC
- a CDS encoding NIPSNAP family protein; its protein translation is MPATDPTDPIDPTGAVGRLDVIELRRYTLRPGRRDELIELFDREFVETQEETGTAVLGQFRDLDDPDRFVWLRGFRDMAARHRALTAFYGGPVWAEHGPRANATMVDSDDVHLLRPLSPGTGFTVSSSRRPPVGAPAPERLVIATVWSFPPGREDGIALVRDGLLPVLHETGPAPLAVLTTETAHNTFTALPVHTGTNVAAVVFSYPDESAYRRRLAAVRSLPLAREEILPCIEREQTAAPRTLRLAPTGRSLIS
- a CDS encoding NAD(P)/FAD-dependent oxidoreductase; its protein translation is MTPTRYATPDVVVVGAGLAGLACSLDLCRAGLRVHLLEASDQVGGRMRTDRRDGFLLDRGFQVFNTSYPQIKRRVDLRELRLRPFTPGVLVNTPSGRVRIVDPTREPRSAAALLPGRYFGPRDLIGLAGLTARDMLLPPKFLKRRRDRTTAAALKDAGLSPEVIDELLRPFLSGVFLEDELETSARFFHLVWRSMARGSLCLPAAGIGAVPAQLAASLPPGTLRLETLVTALTDDGILLGDGSELRADAVVVATAAPAAARLLPGLQAPGGRTVTTYYHAAARSPLGEPVLLVDGRREFLNTCVLSEVAPTYAPRGTALVSTSALGVDLPGRERSLRGGLAEAYGTDTADWQLIAACTVEDALPAMPPPWPLSRTTRQGSARYLCGDHRATGSVQGALASGTRAAREVLADRPS
- a CDS encoding DUF3140 domain-containing protein, whose protein sequence is MSAAGDADRDKTVAEFGEAVNMTAGDLEKWLRTDESKSVGQSAGGGESVGHASGRRIVDLLRTKKADLDDDDVAHMRKVVGYVHRHIAQRPSGDVTDSKWRYSLMNWGHDPEK
- a CDS encoding DUF2945 domain-containing protein translates to MAKDEELGKGDQVSWSSHGKNVPGEVKKKITKRTKAAGRTVDASKDEPQYEVESDKSGRRAVHKPQSLRKRD
- a CDS encoding SDR family oxidoreductase; protein product: MSGSARPLQGRTAVVTGAARGLGAAMARELARRGATVALLGREESALADVRATIPGPARCWEVDVTDDDAMRRVAADVRDRLGPASVVVANAGVAEGGPFAESDPALWRRVIEVNLVGSAGTARVFLADLRASRGYFLQIASLASIGASPLMSAYCASKAGVESFAHSLRAEVAHEGIDVGIAYLNWTDTDMIRDADDHPVLRELRAHMPRPARKVHPVETVAGRLVRAVERRSAAVYAPGWLRATQAVRAAMPPVVTFVSKRELPRLQRRTAFEATGLLGAGGRADTEGGHRASAGTPDR
- a CDS encoding spore photoproduct lyase family protein — its product is MRSPRSSGAPDDDGPDVLFGLDEIRTGREVRVPLAGPLFRDSPQARRMLSVREIHAEPAAAASPRGRQVLANFPDAEVVRTDSHWRIPELHGNKGNAERWVRIKSTVLVVGEKKTLTVRPNGRSADWIAPGAANGCAMACAYCYVPRRKGYANPITVFTNIDGIIARIRHHVIGQGPKKEPNQCDPSAWVYDVGENNDCSVDALISDNTADLVHAFARWPTAKASFATKFVNPDLLLLEPRGRTRVRFSVMPPEDSRLLDVRTSPVEDRIAAAADFLDAGYEVHFNLSPVVIRPGWEQAWAELLRHMDDVLPTRVKEQAAAEVIMLTHNKELHEVNMAWHPRAEQALWRPDLQQPKRSENGSANVRYRNGTTAVETVRGLVATHAPWLTIRYAF
- a CDS encoding fasciclin domain-containing protein, with amino-acid sequence MNTNRFRSAALAGAAGLLLPLGLVALAPVAQAEGTGQPFGPACASLPTSGPGSPAEMAGQPVATAAASNPELSTLATAVEKAGLVDTLDNAQNITVFAPTNDAFEKIPKADLDAILNDKAQLTNLLTYHVVEEKVTVDKLPNGTFTSMQGGQLTTSGSGDRFKVNDSSSIVCGDVETKNATVHLIDTVLMPPS
- a CDS encoding anti-sigma factor encodes the protein MADHVDPADLAEIALDRGENGERGNSARFAGPRLHLAVCSECRRELEALRAVVRAARSAGPGDPMTEPPDRVWRSIQRELEAADPPPGTPSCEPPAAPTGTSSPRPPWGGHRPSRALAALTLAVGLATGGGVAWWQAHESRPRTVQSVGAPHRLDPRPGHSASGTALLADSSAEGRVLQITVHGLPDTKGYFEVWLMDHAGRRLIPVGALGEDGRSTLPVPDGLDLPAYPVVDVSVQMYDGKPVHSGHSVVRGTLVG